A window of Scophthalmus maximus strain ysfricsl-2021 chromosome 10, ASM2237912v1, whole genome shotgun sequence contains these coding sequences:
- the ccdc85a gene encoding coiled-coil domain-containing protein 85A, with amino-acid sequence MERGAQPQPQQLPKSAESAAEDISKVHDEELLKWSKDELVRRLRRAEAEKRGVIVEHGNLMREVNRRLQQHLNEIRSLKDVNQKLQEDNQELRDLCCFLDDDRQKGKRVLREWQRLGRYSAGLMKKEVAIYLQKLKEVEQRQVDIVRENQELKEVCLMLEEERAAAVAEGGGGGTGGQVSPGCRSSIDSQSSLSQLGGAAPAAGLLRDVGDGSSTSSAGSTNSPDNPHQKPPTPGSSASPGSRPSCVSSEQPNKPGVVYESTGRRNSSTSEYHTFPQSCRPRGGSLTNLDPHRLRGHSPEKHSKSPTRLPCDSHLKPCSSDLLAQKQLLMPGPASPGCEKRAAKSSPEPSQRHRQVNAVGSGHGSPEAKQPPMGTPEHLRKGRVIVGSPESMRLHYHYPHSPGVEHSKGRFNSGSPARDGGQRRAVEGEMAPHHQSLYNALISAGCCTNSCRSVKLWDSFDAS; translated from the exons atggagaggggcgcacagccgcagccgcagcagtTGCCCAAGAGCGCGGAGAGCGCGGCGGAGGACATCTCCAAGGTCCACGACGAGGAGCTGCTGAAGTGGAGCAAGGACGAGCTGGTGCGCCGGCTGCGCAGGGCGGAGGCGGAGAAGCGGGGCGTCATCGTGGAGCACGGCAATCTGATGCGGGAGGTGAACCGGAGACTCCAGCAGCATCTGAACGAGATACGGAGTTTGAAG GACGTGAACCAGAAACTGCAGGAGGACAACCAGGAGCTGCGGGACCTGTGCTGCTTCCTCGATGATGACCGGCAAAAGGGGAAGCGGGTGCTGCGCGAGTGGCAGCGTCTGGGCCGCTACAGCGCCGGCCTGATGAAGAAGGAAGTGGCCATTTACCTGCAGAAGCTGAAAGAGGTGGAGCAGCGACAGGTGGACATCGTCCGGGAGAACCAGGAGTTGAAGGAGGTGTGCCtcatgctggaggaggagagggctgcGGCCGTGGCCGAGGGGGGAGGCGGTGGTACGGGCGGGCAGGTTAGCCCCGGCTGCAGGAGTTCCATCGACAGTCAGAGCAGCTTGTCGCAGCTGGGTGGGGCTGCTCCAGCGGCTGGCCTCTTGCGAGACGTTGGTGATGGGAGCAGCACCTCTAGTGCGGGCAGCACAAATAGCCCTGACAACCCCCACCAGAAACCCCCTACCCCGGGCTCCAGTGCTAGCCCCGGATCTAGGCCGAGTTGTGTGTCCTCGGAGCAGCCCAACAAACCAGGAGTTGTGTACGAATCAACAGGCAGGAGGAACAGCTCCACCTCAGAGTACCACACCTTCCCCCAGTCCTGCCGGCCACGTGGAGGTTCCCTCACCAACCTGGACCCTCACAGGCTCCGGGGACACAGCCCAGAGAAACACAGCAAGTCTCCCACCAGGCTGCCATGTGACTCCCACCTCAAACCCTGCAGCTCTGACCTACTAGCCCAGAAACAGCTGCTAATGCCAGGACCGGCATCGCCAGGCTGCGAGAAGAGGGCGGCGAAGTCCAGTCCCGAGCCGAGTCAGAGACACCGGCAGGTTAACGCAGTGGGGTCGGGCCATGGAAGTCCCGAGGCCAAGCAGCCGCCAATGGGGACGCCGGAGCACCTGAGGAAGGGACGGGTGATTGTCGGGAGTCCAGAGTCTATGCGACTCCACTATCACTACCCGCACAGCCCCGGGGTGGAGCACAGCAAGGGGAGGTTTAACAGTGGCTCCCCTGCCAGGGACGGGGGTCAGAGGAGGGCAGTGGAGGGGGAGATGGCCCCTCACCACCAGAGTCTGTACAACG